In one Blastocatellia bacterium genomic region, the following are encoded:
- the tgt gene encoding tRNA guanosine(34) transglycosylase Tgt yields the protein MSGNFRIVAEDAASHARVGILMTAHGPVHTPVFMPVGTRATVKALTQEMLEALGAEIILANTYHLFLRPGEQTIRELGGLHRFISWPRAILTDSGGFQILSLNALRKVTDDGVTFQSHLDGSRHHLTPERVIEIQAALGSDIAMVLDECIENPAERTRAERAVSLTTQWARRSKDHFLRLRDEGLVSEQQLFGIIQGSLYPDLRERSLHDLLEIEFDGYAIGGLSVGEETAAMLDTVEFIAPLMPREKPRYLMGVGTPVDLIECVRRGVDMFDCVLPTRNARNGQVFTANGPISIKNASYARDPSPLDPACECAVCRRYSRAYVRHLYNSREILASILCTYHNLFFYLDTMKKIRQAIALGNFAEFSTDYLRRYGSHSGS from the coding sequence GTGAGCGGGAATTTTAGAATCGTCGCCGAAGATGCGGCCAGCCATGCGCGCGTCGGCATCCTTATGACGGCCCACGGGCCGGTTCACACACCGGTCTTCATGCCGGTGGGCACGCGCGCGACTGTCAAAGCGCTGACGCAGGAGATGCTCGAAGCGCTCGGTGCTGAGATCATTCTAGCCAACACCTATCATCTTTTCTTGCGACCGGGCGAGCAAACGATCCGTGAGCTGGGAGGGCTTCATCGCTTCATCTCCTGGCCGCGTGCGATCCTGACCGATAGCGGTGGGTTTCAAATCCTCAGCCTCAACGCGCTGCGGAAGGTGACCGATGACGGCGTCACCTTTCAATCCCATCTGGATGGGTCACGTCATCATTTGACGCCGGAAAGGGTGATCGAGATTCAGGCGGCGCTTGGATCCGACATCGCTATGGTGCTCGATGAGTGCATTGAAAATCCGGCCGAGCGGACGCGGGCCGAACGCGCGGTTTCGTTGACAACGCAGTGGGCGCGGCGCAGCAAAGATCATTTCCTCCGTCTTCGGGACGAGGGCCTCGTCTCGGAGCAACAGCTCTTCGGGATTATTCAAGGGAGCCTCTATCCTGATCTCCGGGAGCGCAGCCTCCACGATCTGCTGGAGATCGAATTCGACGGTTATGCCATTGGGGGATTAAGTGTAGGGGAGGAGACCGCCGCCATGCTCGATACGGTCGAGTTCATCGCTCCCCTCATGCCGCGAGAGAAGCCGCGGTATTTGATGGGGGTCGGGACGCCTGTTGATCTGATCGAGTGCGTGCGGCGCGGCGTGGACATGTTTGATTGCGTTCTGCCCACGCGCAATGCCCGTAATGGTCAGGTCTTCACGGCCAACGGTCCGATTTCGATCAAAAATGCCTCCTACGCTCGTGATCCCTCACCGCTCGATCCCGCTTGCGAGTGCGCTGTCTGTCGTCGCTACAGCCGCGCCTATGTGCGCCACCTCTACAACTCGCGTGAGATCCTGGCCTCCATCCTCTGCACCTATCACAATCTCTTCTTCTACCTTGACACGATGAAGAAAATTAGGCAAGCTATCGCACTTGGCAACTTCGCAGAGTTTTCGACAGACTACCTGAGACGCTACGGTTCGCACTCTGGAAGTTGA
- a CDS encoding amidohydrolase has translation MRRCARTTTGARPADLLITGGMVVTMDSEDRIFDEGAVAISGERILAVGEARTVARDITARRVISARGKVVLPGLINAHTHAPMTLFRGLADDLDLQRWLADYIFPAEKQVVTRSFVYWGTLLACLEMLQGGITTFADMYYFEEEVARAVDRAGMRAVVGQTILDLPSPDSPTSEQGLRRAERLIRAWRGHRRVTPAVAPHAIYTSSPKTLQATRQLADKYGVPLLLHLAETEQEVVETERRHGARPIAYLDRLGVLGERLVAAHVVHVTDDELALLQRRRVGVAHNPQSNMKLGSGVAPVTRMVRAGVAVGLGTDGAASNNALDLFTEMKVAALLQKVHQGDPQALTASEALRMATRLGARALGLEAEIGSLEVGKMADLILVNMTAPHQIPLYNVISQLVYACKPSDVGMVIVGGKIVMAERRVLTVPEAELRRQVERLRRQVCRRLGLSPGKASHREREF, from the coding sequence ATGAGGCGGTGTGCGAGGACGACAACCGGGGCGCGCCCAGCCGATCTCCTCATCACTGGCGGCATGGTCGTGACGATGGATTCGGAGGATCGCATCTTCGATGAAGGGGCCGTCGCCATTAGCGGGGAGCGCATTCTTGCTGTCGGTGAAGCCCGAACGGTTGCCCGAGACATCACGGCGCGTCGTGTGATCTCGGCTCGGGGAAAAGTCGTGCTTCCGGGGCTCATCAACGCGCATACGCACGCGCCGATGACGCTCTTTCGTGGATTGGCCGATGATCTCGATCTCCAACGCTGGCTTGCGGACTATATCTTTCCGGCGGAAAAACAGGTCGTCACGCGATCTTTTGTCTACTGGGGGACGTTGCTCGCCTGTCTGGAAATGCTTCAGGGCGGCATCACGACGTTCGCCGATATGTACTATTTTGAGGAGGAGGTCGCGCGGGCTGTTGATCGGGCGGGGATGCGGGCTGTTGTCGGCCAGACGATTCTTGATCTCCCCAGCCCTGATAGCCCGACTTCGGAGCAGGGTCTGCGCCGGGCCGAACGGTTGATCCGGGCGTGGCGAGGCCATCGGCGCGTGACTCCGGCAGTGGCTCCTCACGCCATCTACACGTCCTCCCCCAAGACGCTGCAAGCGACACGGCAATTGGCGGATAAGTATGGTGTGCCGCTGCTTCTTCATCTGGCGGAGACCGAGCAAGAGGTCGTTGAAACCGAAAGGCGGCATGGCGCTCGACCGATCGCGTATCTCGATCGGCTGGGGGTTCTTGGTGAGCGCCTGGTAGCTGCTCATGTGGTTCATGTGACGGATGATGAGCTTGCTCTTTTGCAGCGGCGGCGTGTGGGTGTGGCTCATAATCCGCAGAGTAACATGAAGCTAGGCTCCGGTGTGGCTCCCGTCACGCGAATGGTGCGAGCCGGTGTGGCCGTCGGATTGGGGACCGACGGAGCGGCCAGCAACAATGCTCTTGATTTGTTCACCGAAATGAAGGTGGCCGCACTGTTGCAAAAAGTTCATCAGGGTGATCCCCAGGCGCTGACCGCATCCGAGGCATTGAGGATGGCGACGCGGCTGGGAGCGCGTGCTCTCGGCCTGGAGGCGGAGATCGGCAGCCTCGAGGTGGGGAAGATGGCGGATCTCATCCTGGTGAATATGACGGCCCCTCATCAAATTCCCCTGTACAACGTTATCTCACAGCTTGTCTACGCCTGCAAACCTTCCGATGTGGGGATGGTGATCGTTGGAGGGAAGATTGTTATGGCCGAGCGGCGCGTGCTCACCGTGCCGGAGGCGGAGTTGCGCCGTCAGGTTGAGCGGCTCCGTCGCCAGGTCTGTCGTCGGCTCGGTCTCTCCCCGGGAAAGGCGTCTCACCGTGAGCGGGAATTTTAG
- a CDS encoding PqqD family protein, translating into MDTIFEKSPMIVSRKIGEEYLLVPLRREAADPEKIYTLNEVAAFIWEQIDGTRSVQQLVAAVLDHFDVTADEARRDVIEYLELLSRIGAIVSRQRDTI; encoded by the coding sequence ATGGACACCATATTCGAGAAGTCGCCCATGATCGTCTCGCGAAAGATCGGAGAGGAATACCTGCTTGTCCCCCTCCGCCGCGAGGCAGCCGATCCGGAGAAAATCTACACGCTCAACGAGGTCGCAGCCTTCATCTGGGAGCAGATTGACGGAACCCGATCCGTCCAGCAGCTTGTGGCGGCTGTACTCGACCATTTTGACGTGACCGCGGATGAAGCCCGGAGGGATGTCATTGAGTATCTGGAACTGTTGTCGCGCATCGGAGCGATCGTGTCCCGCCAAAGGGACACCATTTAA